A region of the Labeo rohita strain BAU-BD-2019 chromosome 5, IGBB_LRoh.1.0, whole genome shotgun sequence genome:
ATTTTAAAACCCTTACGTTTATCATCTTGAacatcaaaaacatgttttatgcaTAATAAGTGAATAATCACAAAACCAATTTTGTCTTCCCTCCTCTGTTAGGATGCGATAATCTCATCATCATTTGGAACGTGGGCACAGGAGAAGCTCTGATCAACCTGGAGGACATGCATCCTGACGTGATCTTCAGCGTCTGCTGGAGTCGCAACGGCAGCCTCATTTGTACCGCGTGCAAGGATAAGAAAGTGCGCGTTATTGATCCACGCAAGGGGAAGATCATTGCGGTAAGTGAAAACATCTCAGAATTACATCAAAGGCTCTTTATTTTCACAGTTCTTTGTGTCTCACTGGGATTGATGACTCACAGGAGAAGGATAAGGCCCATGAGGGGGCACGGCCCATGAGGGCCATCTTTCTGGCTGATGGAAACATCTTCACCACCGGTTTCAGTCGTATGAGTGAGCGGCAGCTGGCCTTATGGAATCCAGTAAGCCAACtttcacatttttgaaaaattaagatGCTTTTATGcacttattaaatattttgatgtgcatctgtttaagaaaaacatgGAGGACCCCATATCAGTGCACGAAATGGACACCAGCAATGGAGTGTTGCTTCCCTTCTATGACCCTGACACTAATGTGGTCTACCTGTGTGGAAAGGTAAGCAAATTTTTATGTGACCCTGCATGAGTTCAGCTATACTGTGTTAATAATTAATGCTGTACAtcttcatttttgtgtttaattagggctgggcaatacGGCCAAAAAAATGTTCATGATAACATTTTTCATATCAGCTGATATCccaatatatttcaaatatttatttattgtaacgtcttttttatatggtgaaatttaattcaAAGAACAATTTATCTTCCATAGTAGCATATATTTAGATCATAACCCTAAaagcacacatacatacatcacagagacgtctatttgacgtctacatttacatctcCAAGAGGTATTTTTTGCAAAAGTGTTtgttcatctgcaatacgtctataggacgtttcctatcagatgtcaaatagacatctattagatgtctttaagatgtttatgaattaaaatgtatgtaaaactgacatcttacagacgtctgtcagatgtttgtacacagcagatgctttccagatcaagtgatctttaacagacatcttgcagacttACCTGTGCTGTCTGGGGatacacagttaaaaccacataTATAGCAATTCAATACTAtggtaaaacaaaatataactgtatgttttctatttgtataaaaaaacagttgtctaaatacatttagtataaatgcacaaaaactataccttaatcacaaaaaatactgtaattatattttattatacatttaatatatttattatttgtgtacatcaataatataataataaataatcccagatagcacaggtacgtctgcaagatgtctgttgaagatctcttgatctggaaagcatcttctgtatacaaacatctgacagacgtctgtaagatgtcagttttacatgcattctaaatcataaacatcttaaagacatctaatagacgtctatttggcATCTGATAGGAATTGttctatagacgtattgcagatgaacaaacactctaaaaatacatcttgcagatgtaaatgcagacatcaaatagacgcctttgtgatgtacgtgtgctatcagggataatataataatatataaatataataacccAATTTGtacatgtacgtctgcaagatgtctgttaaagatcacttgatctggagaGCATCTGTTGTGTACAAACATATGACAGAAATCtttcagatgtcagttttacaaacattctaaatcataaacatcttaaagacatctaatagacgtctatttgacatctgataggaaacgtcctacagacgtattgcagatgaacaaataataaaaaataaatatatctaaaaaatatatcttgcAGACGTCCAATAGACATTTccgtgatgtacgtgtgctatcagggaatataataaaattcgcAATGAATATATTTCTGCCACAATACCgttagtgttactacagtaaattcATGGTAAATAATGGcaatttgtagattaaaaagtcTTCTTACTGTATTGTTGCACACATTGTTTCTCCTttttgtcagcgctgtttcatctggctttaaactagtttaaaatcACTAAGTAAACGCTGTTTAGTGGTCGAGTGACTGAGACTTTCAGCGAGTAAGcgcatctgctctagtaagCTCTGCACTGCACTTTGAGCCGAACGGATAACTGCTCTGTGTGGCGTGGTTCAAATGAGTAGCGTTGTTTCGTTCCGTTCTTGCCACGTAAactttgtattgaacatttatcaaGCTCTTGTTATCGTTTTATTGAGGTAAATTATATCacaataattatcattatcattttattgGCCAACCCcaattttaattaagtttatgttaatataacaaaatttgaataatttggGCCCCCTAGAATCTGAGAACCACTGGCTTTTCCTCAATAGTATGACGTCATACAagtgaatattaaaaatatctgttttctgtttcaggGTGACAGCAGTATCCGTTACTTCGAGATCACAGACGAGGCGCCGTATGTGCACTACCTCAACACGTTTTCCAGCAAGGAGCCCCAAAGAGGCATGGGCTACATGCCTAAAAGAGGCCTAGATGTCAACAAGTGCGAGATAGCTAGGTATGCACTATTTGCACAggtattatttttgaaaatagaaaacagacaTAAGGTTTTCAGGAAGTGTGTGTGACCTAGATCAATTAAAATGATCTGTTTGAGGTGCTAATGGACATGTCAGAATCTGGATATTTTTGAGAAACTAAATTGACTTCAGAGCAGCATTGTTGTGATTATGGCTCTGGGCAGTGTGAAAGGACTGATACTCTACTCATGCTTCTAGGTTGATTTTATGTCTCCAGTAGGGGGAGGCATTACCCTGTCATTGACTATAAAATCTAATGAGATGGCAATGTGGCACTGATCATGCTGTGGCTTTTAAAGGTCATTGAAATGTTATTTGACAACTAATGATCAATGTAAGGATCATTAACTGTAGCATTTATTCTGTCATAAGGGTGTACATTCTGTGTttaatcactgttttttttttaatacagattttttaacattttcatagcAATTGTTAGATTTATCTCTTTGTTTACATATGTGGCATTAAATTGTATATCGAGATAGATGCAGAGAGGTCatcttttctattttattttatgttataatgtaatttattcctgtgatagtgaagctgaattttcagcaattattactccagtctttagtgtctcatgatccttcacaaatcattctaatatgctgatttggtgctcaaagaacatattattattcatgtatTATCAAAATCTGATTTATGtatgtagtttgttttttttaagatggtGCTTAGTACCATAGCACCAATAACATGTCTGTTGTTTCTCACAGGTTTTATAAACTTCATGAAAGAAAGTGTGAGCCAATTATCATGACTGTCCCTAGAAAGGTACTTTTCATTGTCTTGTGTTTGTTGCTTATATAATCATTCTGTATGAATTTGTTATTCTTCAatatattcagaaaaaaatcagttacTAAAACAATGATCGTTTACCAGCAAAACTCAGTCAAAAGTGATTTAATAGTCATTATTGGATGAAGAAAAGGAGAGGCGCTtggttttaattaacattacagCAGCAGATGCTTTTTAGAGAAAACAAATAGCATGAATCCAAAATACTCATTACGGTATTTCCTGTCTTCTGTTTTTGGCAGTCAGACCTCTTTCAGGACGACCTCTATCCGGACACAGCGGGTCCCGACCCGGCGCTAGAGGCTGAGGAGTGGTTTGAAGGCAAGAACGGCGAACCGATCCTGATCTCGCTCAAACACGGTTACGTTCCGGGCAAGAACCGCGACCTCAAAGTAGTCAAGAAAAACGTGCTGGATAACAAGGCACCCAAGAAGGTGGAGGAGCCAGCAACTCCTCAGAAACCCGCCTCTCCTCAGCTAACTAGAGTAAGGGTGATGCCTTATTGAGtctttcttatttttcctaCTAATAGTTGGTGATTAGGTAACATTTTCCTATTTCTTTGTTCTGCTTCACAGAAGAATGAAGTGAAGTTAGAGGAGCTGCTGCGAGAAGTCAAGTCCCTTAGAGATCTGGTCACGCTGCAGGACAGGAGAATCGCCAAACTGGAAGAGCAAGTGGCTAAAGTGGCAATCTAAGACACTGGTGGTTGGTCTGAGCCATAGCGTCAATACGGAGAAAGAGAGATTCAGTTGGGCAGGGGGGGCAGTCACTGCCAAAATGTCTCAATTTGACTCGATCATTCCGCTTGGTGTTTCTCACAAGGACAACTTCAAGCAACATTCCAAGATGGACTTTTACTTTTTGTCAAGTCTCCCCCAAGCATTCGCATAGCAGAAGCAAAATTGTGGCAATGAGTGCTCACTGGTTTTAACtgatgttttacattttgttaaagATTTTCTTACTTCTTTTGTTATTGTAACATTGTTTCCATAAGTATTCTGATATTAACCGGTATGTTACAGAGTGTCGTTGTATATACACATCAGTATTTCTCTTTCCTTTTTGTTGTGCTGCCAAATTTGAGGCGATGCAGTCGCCTCTCCTTTTATTTCTACTTTTATATGTTTTTCCCAGTTGTAGATAGTGGCTTATTGAAAAACAAGACATACTATTCAAAGTGGGACATCAGCAGAAAAGGCAGAACTGTGTGGATGTGATTTTAAAGTGATTGTAAAGGCAACTAATCATAGATGATAAGGATACGATTTAGTGAAATCTAAGAAACGTTCATAACCATTCAAATTCAACAAATCAGCCCCTTGTGATGATCATGAGCACTGGAGTATTAAGCACATAGTCATTTTCTCCATTGGCTGCTTTGAGATCGTAATTGAATATAAAGCATCCAACAACAgggtttttcaaaatataacacaatCAGTTACAGTATATCCAGAAGCAATAACGTCATGTTGCAGAATGAATGTGAACGTAAAGCTAAACCTGTTAGACTTTGGCAAGTATTGTTGAAAATGCATTTCTCATGCATATTCTTCATAAATCAAAAACCTACCGCTGTAACCTGatagtaattatgaaattactgTTGCACCTCAGGAAATCAATCACTCAGAATTCAGAAACATTGGATGCTCAACTCTCGCCATTTGCATGATGTTTTTGCCACAGAAATAGTACCTTATTTTGATTAGGAAATGGCTATTTTTTTGCTGTCATGATCCATTTTTTCCAGTTTGCCCCCGCATTGGAATTATTCTTATGTTACAGAATATTGGGCTGACACATCATGCTCTGATAAATGAACTTGGCTTTAAGAGGCAGTGGCTACCTGCAGGCTCTTCTGATGTAcatgtactgtaaatgtattgGTGCCTCTACTATGTGTGTTTCTGGTTTTAGACAGACCTCATCAGTTGACCGCTGCTGGAGGACAACATCCATGAATCTGAGCACTTATCTGTGTCCTGAACAGTCTTGTGCATGCATTCCAAACTTcacctaaaataaacaaaagttgACTCTACAATAAATCTTTTCATTCATAATTCTTCATGAAGTCTGCAGTCAGTTTCTTGTTTGTAGGACTGTTTGCAATGATGTCATGAAACTGAATGAccaaaatgtgtttatgtttacCAATATAAAAAGTTGATGAATACTTGATTATGATTAGTCAATGCTGTCTTTTATTGGTcatatattttctaatattcCCCATTATCAATGACAATGCTGTATATCAGTCTGCTCTTTCAGGGAACTGAAATATCTTGTGACATTATTATTGATTGTAATGAAAATGACTGCAGAGATTTTGACAGGTATTGTTGTCTTATACCACGGTCTGTCTGAATACtctattctgatttgctggcAGGTATGTATtaaatgagcaatatcacactcgtagacGTAAGATATGGATGTATATTGGCACGGCTGTGATTTGACCATAGGTAATCACAGCATgtcgatatacagccatatctcacgtcTATTAACGTGATAATGCGTTAATACAAcagagtgtgtaaatacataaggaacaacaacagagtgtctttaaaaactatttttttgtgcagaactacttccttccgccacagatttaaatataaatttgacagtttaagaGCTGAGCCGAAGCCTAATTCGGCCTAAAAGCAGTGTATTATGTGTAGTAGAGTATTGATTACCttcatctgatacagcattcattcttcagctcaatctcatattcgcaataaaacattagtttgaatatctTTGTCCTTACGttaatatcctttcatctgttaagtgTGATTTCTGACGATAGGacagaaaacagtaaaaatacaaagtaaaaataacttccgtTTATAACAGcgtttatttttcaatataaaagtctttactacTGACTTGT
Encoded here:
- the coro1cb gene encoding coronin-1C-A isoform X4, encoding MIRRVVRQSKFRHVFGQAVKNDQCYDDIRVSRVTWDSAFCAVNPKFVAIIVEASGGGAFLVLPLQKTGRIDKAYPTVCGHTGPVLDIDWCPHNDHVIASGSEDCTVMVWQIPENGLTTALSEPVVVLEGHSKRVGIVTWHPTARNVLLSAGCDNLIIIWNVGTGEALINLEDMHPDVIFSVCWSRNGSLICTACKDKKVRVIDPRKGKIIAEKDKAHEGARPMRAIFLADGNIFTTGFSRMSERQLALWNPKNMEDPISVHEMDTSNGVLLPFYDPDTNVVYLCGKGDSSIRYFEITDEAPYVHYLNTFSSKEPQRGMGYMPKRGLDVNKCEIARFYKLHERKCEPIIMTVPRKSDLFQDDLYPDTAGPDPALEAEEWFEGKNGEPILISLKHGYVPGKNRDLKVVKKNVLDNKAPKKVEEPATPQKPASPQLTRKNEVKLEELLREVKSLRDLVTLQDRRIAKLEEQVAKVAI